The Branchiostoma floridae strain S238N-H82 chromosome 1, Bfl_VNyyK, whole genome shotgun sequence sequence CCCAAGGCTGATCAGTATCAGTTAATCTCATCTTACATGGTAGTGGGCAACATTTGTAAAAGCTGACTAAAAGCAGCTATACCAGTTTGGTGACATTCAGGTCTTTGGAGATTAGCAGCTCAAGGATTCTAAGACTCTCGTCAACACAGGTGAGAACATATTCAAAGTTATAGAGATAGTTTATTCTGTTTTCATGCTCTATGTCAACTATAGATCTAGATTGCTGCTGAACTTATACACTTTGTCTCCTTAAAGACTCCCAGATGACCCAATCAGAGGCAAAGTAGGGGCAAAAGGATTGTACAAGGGAAGAGTGAGTATTTGTATGTGTAGGTGCAGGTGTTGATAGGTAAGTACAAGCTGGCTCTCACAAGACATTCAGACCCCTCCTGAAACAGTGCTTGGCTTAAGCCTTTGATTGAATAGAAATTGTCACAAGATTTTCAATGgtatacatgaaaaatttaTGTTCTTCATTACAATATAAAAATCAGTGTCCTAATAACATTTTTCATCTATTTTTTCACATAACATGACAATCTGAAGTGAAAACCACTCAAAAAGATGATGCCTTCGAATGCACCAGTATGAACATATCATTGTCTCTTTCTAGCTGCTAAGAATTGATTTAGCTTTAAAGATAAGATgaggcaaggaggttatatcagatataacctccttggatgaGGTAAACATAAAAACAGTGCATGGTCTAAAGATGATAATCTGTTTAGGTATATGACATATGGCATTGCACTGTACAAATATTGGGATTTATCTAGTGCGAAATAGACGATGATGGCAGATAGGTCTGGCAATGATATGTTATGTGGTAGACAGCAGCAGTACTGTTAACTGAATGTTTTTATTGCTATAGGTCATCCTAGGAGATCCTTGGGTGATAACTCAAATGTGACCAGGCCTTGGCTTTTGTTTTTAAGATTACATAAGGTAATGACACATCTACTTTTGTACAGATGATCGATATTATTGTTGACATACTGCTGGTGAAatatatgtatgtttatggCTTATAACAGCATTTCAATCAGACATATGTCATCAGGATGACTGAATGTCCTATTTAAGCATCATTATATATCTTACAGGCTGAACAATTTTGAATTCTTACAATGTacgttttgtttcctttttacaggGTACAGTCCATTCCACTCTACTAAAATTGTACTGGGAGTTTTACCAAAGAGGCCAAGATTTAGAGATGCACATAAAGAGGGTTGGGTAACGGTTAGTACTCTTTTCAGTGAGCCAGACAGAGAGACATATCAAATCAATACAACTATGTCACACTTGCTAGGCTATAGTGGGCAAAGACAGTTACATGAATAATGACAGTTCATGTCATGTTCATTGACAATACGTACATTTGTAATAGCTATTGTTATAGACTGCAGTACTCTAACAAAAGATAAAAGTCACAAGAAAGCAGACAAAATGACACCAGGTTCCTTGAATGGCCCTAATGGAGGCAATAACAGTGCATGGACGAGAGTAATGGCTTCACTAAAGGCGGCGAAAGGTATTCTGCTATCCCTGATGTCAgccatttttctttcattctgtGCAGAATTCATAGCATTGGCAAGTAAGGCTGGCATACCAGGTTTCCAAATTCTGTTTTTAATGCGATTGATAGAGCTTCTTACACTTGTTCCTATTCTAGCATTCTGTCGGCCTAAATTAATGGGTGAAAACAGATACCAGAATATCATGTTGTTCCTATTTGTGATTATTGCAAATTTTGCAGATATTGTGAACTTTCTGTCTTTTACCTACACAGTTCCTGGCATTGCATTTGGTATCATTCAAGGTTCAATGCCTTTCTTTGTTTCCTGTATTGGATCTCTGTTCCTAAATGAATCTCTGGGTATCTTAGACATTTGTGCGATTCTCCTAGGCATAACAGGTGTTGTTCTACTGGCATTTGGGATGACACATATAGGTGCAATGTCCACCAAGCTACTGTTGTTGTCAATCATCATTCCGGTGCTTGCTTCATTTGCCAATGCACCTGACATGATTATGATGCGGTACCTTAGAGGCACACTAGGGATCCCAATAACCACTTCTTTGCTGCATCAAGATTTGTATGGGACAGTGGTATTACTAGCAATAACCTACACAGCAGAGACTCCGGTTTGGAAAATGCCATTACGTACAGTGTTATACGTGATAGGACTGGGTGTGAGCAAGTTTCTTGCTATCTTCACTGTCTTTGCTGCATTGGAAGTGGAAAAAGCATACATCCCAACAGCACTTCGCATGTTTGTGATACCTATCTCTCTGCTGTTGGACTACTGCTTTCTGGAGGAGGTACCAAATTCCCTCCAAGTGGCaggagtgaccttggtgatacTGGGTTTAATCTTAATCAGTGGGTACACATGGTGGACCCATCGTCAAGAGGAACTGCAGAGGACACTTCTCGAAACACTCTATTTTGATCCCGACGAGAACTAAGGGATATTTCAGGACAAAGCTCAAAGTTTTCCCTCGTATATACAACCAATGTAGACCTACTTTTTAATTGTCAAAATCAATGTACGATGTGTCTTGGTTTCGAGG is a genomic window containing:
- the LOC118412556 gene encoding uncharacterized protein LOC118412556, encoding MSCSLTIRTFVIAIVIDCSTLTKDKSHKKADKMTPGSLNGPNGGNNSAWTRVMASLKAAKGILLSLMSAIFLSFCAEFIALASKAGIPGFQILFLMRLIELLTLVPILAFCRPKLMGENRYQNIMLFLFVIIANFADIVNFLSFTYTVPGIAFGIIQGSMPFFVSCIGSLFLNESLGILDICAILLGITGVVLLAFGMTHIGAMSTKLLLLSIIIPVLASFANAPDMIMMRYLRGTLGIPITTSLLHQDLYGTVVLLAITYTAETPVWKMPLRTVLYVIGLGVSKFLAIFTVFAALEVEKAYIPTALRMFVIPISLLLDYCFLEEVPNSLQVAGVTLVILGLILISGYTWWTHRQEELQRTLLETLYFDPDEN